The Argentina anserina chromosome 3, drPotAnse1.1, whole genome shotgun sequence genome includes a region encoding these proteins:
- the LOC126788658 gene encoding uncharacterized protein LOC126788658 codes for MSTGAACRAWIVATSIGAVEALKDQGVCRWNGVLRSLHQHAKNHIRSYSQVIKQSATSSAAISNQMKRSKEEKLRKVMELNCWGPNTVRF; via the coding sequence atgagtaCTGGAGCAGCTTGCAGGGCTTGGATTGTTGCAACAAGCATTGGAGCAGTTGAGGCTCTGAAAGACCAAGGAGTGTGCAGATGGAATGGGGTTCTGAGGTCACTGCATCAACATGCCAAGAACCACATCAGATCATATTCTCAGGTCATCAAACAATCTGCTACTTCTTCTGCAGCCATTTCTAATCAGATGAAGAGGTCCAAAGAGGAGAAGCTCAGGAAAGTCATGGAATTGAACTGCTGGGGTCCTAATACTGTTAGATTTTAG
- the LOC126786840 gene encoding diacylglycerol kinase 1-like isoform X1 codes for MELRNRISGSRLGSQIHGLVAKSWEAMMGDRDKLKEFYIPNYILVGGAMPRIKFAPSCPVIVFVNARSGGQLGGELLLTYRALLNENQVFDLGEKAPDKVLHKLYVTLETLKFKGDALAADIEKRLRIIVAGGDGTAGWLLSVVSDLKLPNPPPVATVPLGTGNNLHFAFGWGKKNPGTDRQSVQYFLNQVKTAKEMQIDSWHIIMRMKTSKKGSCDPLELPHSLHAFHQEGFQTFRGGFWNYFSMGMDAQISYDFHAQRKLHAEKFKNQLINQSTYFKLGCTQGWFCAPIMHPSSRNIAHLTKIMIMKRQGHWEELQIPPSIRSIVCLNLPSFSGGLDPWGKPNRKKVQYRDLTPPYVDDGLLEIVGFRDAWHGLVLLAPNGHGTRLAQAHGIRFEFCKGAVDHTFMRIDGEPWKQPLPIDNDSVVVEISHFGQVSMLATPLKRSKSVYDPESPVSSHDEDEDSSNEEYPGDSAERKKFGASDTFKIPDGIHIARRS; via the exons tTGGGAGGCGATGATGGGGGATAGAGACAAGTTGAAGGAGTTTTACATTCCGAATTACATACTGGTGGGTGGCGCGATGCCGAGGATCAAATTTGCGCCGTCGTGTCCGGTGATAGTGTTTGTGAATGCCAGAAGTGGTGGACAGCTTGGAGGTGAACTGCTTCTTACATATAGAGCACTTCTCAATGAGAATCAG GTGTTTGACTTGGGAGAGAAGGCACCTGACAAGGTGCTTCATAAGCTCTATGTTACTTTGGAGACACTCAAGTTTAAGGGGGATGCTTTGGCTGCTGATATCGAGAAGAGGTTGAGAATAATT GTTGCAGGTGGAGATGGTACAGCTGGCTGGCTCCTCAGTGTAGTGTCTGATCTTAAACTACCTAACCCACCTCCAGTTGCCACGGTGCCGTTGGGAACTGGAAATAATCTCCATTTCGCATTTGGATGG ggaaaaaaaaatcctggGACAGACCGACAATCTGTGCAGTATTTCTTGAATCAAGTGAAGACAGCAAAGGAAATGCAAATTGACAG CTGGCATATCATTATGAGAATGAAGACTTCAAAGAAAGGTTCTTGTGACCCTCTGGAACTACCCCATTCTTTGCATGCATTCCATCAG GAGGGCTTCCAAACATTTCGTGGGGGATTTTGGAACTACTTTAGCATGG GAATGGATGCTCAAATATCATACGATTTTCATGCACAGAGGAAGTTGCACGCTGAAAAGTTTAAGAACCAGTTAATTAATCAA AGTACTTATTTTAAGCTAGGATGTACTCAAGGATGgttttgtgctcctatcatgcATCCTTCTTCAAG AAATATAGCACATCTGACAAAGATTATGATCATGAAAAGACAAGGTCACTGGGAAGAGCTCCAGATACCTCCCAG CATTAGGTCTATTGTTTGCCTGAATTTACCCAGTTTCTCCGGTGGTCTGGATCCATGGGGGAAACCAAATAGAAAGAAAGTGCAGTAT CGGGATTTAACTCCACCATATGTGGATGATGGCCTCCTGGAGATTGTTGGTTTTAGAGATGCCTGGCATGGGCTTGTGTTACTAGCTCCTAATGGACATGGGACTCGTCTTGCACAA GCACATGGAATACGTTTtgagttttgcaagggtgCAGTCGACCATACATTCATGAGAATTGACGGGGAACCATGGAAACAACCTCTTCCAATTGACAATGACTCGGTAGTTGTAGAAATTTCTCACTTTGGCCAAGTAAGCATGCttgctacaccattgaaaCGATCCAAAAGTGTATATGACCCTGAGTCACCAGTTAGTTCCCATGACGAAGATGAGGATAGTAGTAATGAGGAATATCCAGGAGACTCTGCCGAGAGGAAGAAGTTTGGTGCATCTGACACATTTAAAATCCCAGATGGCATTCACATTGCTCGTCGCAGTTAG
- the LOC126786840 gene encoding diacylglycerol kinase 1-like isoform X2, with amino-acid sequence MMGDRDKLKEFYIPNYILVGGAMPRIKFAPSCPVIVFVNARSGGQLGGELLLTYRALLNENQVFDLGEKAPDKVLHKLYVTLETLKFKGDALAADIEKRLRIIVAGGDGTAGWLLSVVSDLKLPNPPPVATVPLGTGNNLHFAFGWGKKNPGTDRQSVQYFLNQVKTAKEMQIDSWHIIMRMKTSKKGSCDPLELPHSLHAFHQEGFQTFRGGFWNYFSMGMDAQISYDFHAQRKLHAEKFKNQLINQSTYFKLGCTQGWFCAPIMHPSSRNIAHLTKIMIMKRQGHWEELQIPPSIRSIVCLNLPSFSGGLDPWGKPNRKKVQYRDLTPPYVDDGLLEIVGFRDAWHGLVLLAPNGHGTRLAQAHGIRFEFCKGAVDHTFMRIDGEPWKQPLPIDNDSVVVEISHFGQVSMLATPLKRSKSVYDPESPVSSHDEDEDSSNEEYPGDSAERKKFGASDTFKIPDGIHIARRS; translated from the exons ATGATGGGGGATAGAGACAAGTTGAAGGAGTTTTACATTCCGAATTACATACTGGTGGGTGGCGCGATGCCGAGGATCAAATTTGCGCCGTCGTGTCCGGTGATAGTGTTTGTGAATGCCAGAAGTGGTGGACAGCTTGGAGGTGAACTGCTTCTTACATATAGAGCACTTCTCAATGAGAATCAG GTGTTTGACTTGGGAGAGAAGGCACCTGACAAGGTGCTTCATAAGCTCTATGTTACTTTGGAGACACTCAAGTTTAAGGGGGATGCTTTGGCTGCTGATATCGAGAAGAGGTTGAGAATAATT GTTGCAGGTGGAGATGGTACAGCTGGCTGGCTCCTCAGTGTAGTGTCTGATCTTAAACTACCTAACCCACCTCCAGTTGCCACGGTGCCGTTGGGAACTGGAAATAATCTCCATTTCGCATTTGGATGG ggaaaaaaaaatcctggGACAGACCGACAATCTGTGCAGTATTTCTTGAATCAAGTGAAGACAGCAAAGGAAATGCAAATTGACAG CTGGCATATCATTATGAGAATGAAGACTTCAAAGAAAGGTTCTTGTGACCCTCTGGAACTACCCCATTCTTTGCATGCATTCCATCAG GAGGGCTTCCAAACATTTCGTGGGGGATTTTGGAACTACTTTAGCATGG GAATGGATGCTCAAATATCATACGATTTTCATGCACAGAGGAAGTTGCACGCTGAAAAGTTTAAGAACCAGTTAATTAATCAA AGTACTTATTTTAAGCTAGGATGTACTCAAGGATGgttttgtgctcctatcatgcATCCTTCTTCAAG AAATATAGCACATCTGACAAAGATTATGATCATGAAAAGACAAGGTCACTGGGAAGAGCTCCAGATACCTCCCAG CATTAGGTCTATTGTTTGCCTGAATTTACCCAGTTTCTCCGGTGGTCTGGATCCATGGGGGAAACCAAATAGAAAGAAAGTGCAGTAT CGGGATTTAACTCCACCATATGTGGATGATGGCCTCCTGGAGATTGTTGGTTTTAGAGATGCCTGGCATGGGCTTGTGTTACTAGCTCCTAATGGACATGGGACTCGTCTTGCACAA GCACATGGAATACGTTTtgagttttgcaagggtgCAGTCGACCATACATTCATGAGAATTGACGGGGAACCATGGAAACAACCTCTTCCAATTGACAATGACTCGGTAGTTGTAGAAATTTCTCACTTTGGCCAAGTAAGCATGCttgctacaccattgaaaCGATCCAAAAGTGTATATGACCCTGAGTCACCAGTTAGTTCCCATGACGAAGATGAGGATAGTAGTAATGAGGAATATCCAGGAGACTCTGCCGAGAGGAAGAAGTTTGGTGCATCTGACACATTTAAAATCCCAGATGGCATTCACATTGCTCGTCGCAGTTAG